DNA sequence from the Geobacter sp. AOG2 genome:
GGCGTCTGAGGGTTACAATATTCGTCTGACCTGCAGCATCGGCTATGCCTGTTGCCCCGATGACACCCTGTCCAAGTATGAGCTTCTGGAAATGGCCGACAAGGCCATGTACTCCGGAAAATCCAGCGGAAAGAACTGTGTCAGCCATTTTGCACTCTCCCCCTGACCCATTCCCATCTAGTTTCTATCTTATCAACCTGAGGAACCCCCATGTCCATTACGGCAATTAAAGGATTCAACGACATCCTTCCGGCAGAATCGGATCGGTGGCAGTATATAGAACAGGCAGCCCGCCGCGTTTTCGAGCTGAACGGCTTTTCCGAAATCCGCGTGCCGATCATGGAAAAAACCGAGCTGTTTTGCCGCTCCATCGGCGACGCCACGGATATCGTCGAGAAGGAAATGTATACCTTTACCGACAAGGGAGACAACAGCGTTACCCTGCGTCCCGAGGGAACGGCCAGTGTCATGCGGGCCTTCATCGAACACAAGCTGTATGCCCAGGACCCCGTGGCCAAGCTCTACTACCTGGGTCCCATGTTCCGCTATGAACGCCCGCAGAAAGGGCGCTACCGCCAGTTTCACCAGATCGGCGCAGAGATCACCGGCGTCACCGCTCCCCTGGCCGATGCCCAGGTGCTGAACATGCTGGTGCAATTCTTTCGGGAGATCGGACTGGACGAACCTTCCCTGCAGATAAACTCCCTGGGGTGTCCCGAGTGCCGTCCCGCATACCGCGCGGCGCTTGTGGCATTCCTGGAGAAACGTCTGGACAGCCTCTGCGAGGACTGCAAGCGGCGCTTCACCACCAACCCGTTACGCATCCTGGACTGCAAGGTGCCGGGGTGTATCGAGGCTACCGTTGGCGCGCCTTCCATGCTGGATCATCTCTGTGGGGGGTGTTCCGAGCACTTCGCCGGAGTCAAGGGTTACCTGGACTCCACCGCCACCCCGTACAGCATCAACCCCCGCATGGTGCGCGGCCTGGATTACTATACCCGCACCACCTTCGAGCTGGTAACCGGGCTTCTGGGCTCCCAATCGGCCGTGGCGGCCGGAGGGCGCTACGATGGCCTGATATCGCAACTGGGGGGGCCGGCCATTCCAGGTATCGGCTTTGCCATCGGATTCGAACGCGTGGCGTTGCTTCTGGGTGACAAGGACTTCTCCCGTCAGCCGGACCTGTTCATCGCCACCATGGGGTCAGGGGAACGTGATTTTGCCTTCCGGCTGATGCATGAACTGTTGGGCCTGGGGGTGCGGGTGGAGTTGGAGTACGAGGGCAAGAGCCTGAAGAGCCAGATGCGCCGCGCCGACAAATTGGGCGCACGGTACAGTGTCGTCATCGGAGAGAACGAGGTCGCCTCGGGCAGGGCTGCCTTTAAGCGGATGAGGGACGGGGAGCAGATTGAGGTCCCCCTCAAAAGCGAAGACATCATGAATATGCTGACCAATTTAACCTAGCCCCCCGCCCGGACGCCGCCTAACAGGTTTTCGAAAATCGTCGCGAGGAGGTCGTTATGCAAGGCGCAAGCGAGGGAGGATGCGAGGCGTACCCCTTGGTACGTTGAGCTTCCGAGCGAGCGGCAACGCCGCAGAACGGCCCCGCAGCAGATTTTCAGTCGTCCTTCTTGATCCGCACCACCTGACTTACTCCGGGCATGGCCTCGATCTCGTGATCGTCCAACGTGTCCGTATTGCCGATGACGCCGATGATCGTACGGTTGGCGCCGGTTGATTGATGAATGTCGAAATCGTGGGTGATGAGATATTCCTTTATCTGGTCAAGCGTCTCTTCTGCTGCATGTTTTTTCATAATAATCAACATATTGAACAAACTCCTCTCATCTGATACATGAAGTGTTTCCGATCTGTCTCCGCGTCCGAGGCGAAGCGGTTATGCCTCTTCTTCTGCGTGCGACATGATGCGTTCCAGACGGCGCGATTCGTCCACAACCCTCTCGAATAACCTTACGATGGCCCCATCGTCCAGCGGGCCGGGGTTCTCAGTCTTCATGCGGGCAAAGATGCGCTTTTCGCGGGCCGGGTCAAAGACCGGCAGGCTCAGCCCCTTTTTGAGGTGCCCGATCTCCAGGGCGAGGCGGGCGCGCTCGTTGAAGATGCGTAACAGTACGTCGTCCAGCAGGTCTATCCTGATGCGAATTTCATTAATGTCCAATGAATCCCCCCCAACTGGTCACGCATCCAGTTTTTACGGCAGTTAATTACGAACAAGATTTAACGGGTTGTTGAAAACCAGGTTGTTCAAAAATAGTCAGATCGTCGCACCAGCAGAAGGCCCTGCGGAGTCGTAGCAGCGCTACACCGCACAAAAGGGCTTTCGAGGACGGCGGCGAGATGGCTGTTTTTCAACAACCTCCTAAAATTGCTTCTTGATGAATGAATCCTTTTTGCCGCCCATATCGTCCCGCTCCGGGTAGTCGATATTGTAATGCAGGCCGCGGGATTCCTTGCGCATCTGGGCACAGGTCACAATCAGTTCGGCCACGGTCGCGATGTTGCGCAACTCGATCAGGTCCGACGTGACGATGAAGTTCCAGTAATACTCCTCGATTTCGTCCTGAATCAGCCGGATACGCCGCATGGCCCGTTCAAGTCGCTTGTCGGAGCGGACAATGCCGACATAGTTCCACATGCTGCGTCGGATCTCGTCCCAGTTCTGGGATACCACCACCATCTCATCGCTGTTTGTGGCGGTGCCCGAATCCCATACCGGCAATTCTGGATGCCCGTTGGTCAGTTTTTTTACCGCCTGTATGGCGTGGCGATAGGCCTTGCCGGCATAGACCGCCGCTTCCAGCAGTGAATTGCTGGCAAGACGGTTGGCGCCGTGCAGCCCGGTGAAAGCGGCCTCGCCGATGGCGTACAGGCCGGGGATATCGGTCTCCGCGTCGGTGTTGACCGCCACGCCGCCGCACAGGTAGTGGGCCGCGGGTACGACCGGCAGACCTTCCTTGGTCATGTCCAGCCCGAACTCCATGCAGGTCTGGTAGATGTTGGGGAACCGGCTGCGCACGAAATCAGCCGGTTCGTGGGTGATATCCAGAAAAACGCAGTCATCGCCGCTGGTCTTCATCTCGTTGTCGATGGCGCGGGCCACGATGTCCCGCGGGGCGAGGTCCTTGAGTTTGTGGTATTTCTCCATAAAAGCCGTGCCGTCCCGGCGCCTCAGGATGGCTCCTTCGCCGCGCACCGCCTCGGAGATCAGGAACGACTTGGCCAGGGGATGGAAGAGGGTAGTGGGGTGGAACTGCATGAACTCCATGTTGGCGATGGTTG
Encoded proteins:
- the hisS gene encoding histidine--tRNA ligase — encoded protein: MSITAIKGFNDILPAESDRWQYIEQAARRVFELNGFSEIRVPIMEKTELFCRSIGDATDIVEKEMYTFTDKGDNSVTLRPEGTASVMRAFIEHKLYAQDPVAKLYYLGPMFRYERPQKGRYRQFHQIGAEITGVTAPLADAQVLNMLVQFFREIGLDEPSLQINSLGCPECRPAYRAALVAFLEKRLDSLCEDCKRRFTTNPLRILDCKVPGCIEATVGAPSMLDHLCGGCSEHFAGVKGYLDSTATPYSINPRMVRGLDYYTRTTFELVTGLLGSQSAVAAGGRYDGLISQLGGPAIPGIGFAIGFERVALLLGDKDFSRQPDLFIATMGSGERDFAFRLMHELLGLGVRVELEYEGKSLKSQMRRADKLGARYSVVIGENEVASGRAAFKRMRDGEQIEVPLKSEDIMNMLTNLT
- a CDS encoding chorismate mutase; this encodes MDINEIRIRIDLLDDVLLRIFNERARLALEIGHLKKGLSLPVFDPAREKRIFARMKTENPGPLDDGAIVRLFERVVDESRRLERIMSHAEEEA
- the nadB gene encoding L-aspartate oxidase; amino-acid sequence: MLIESDFLVIGSGIAGLSFALQAADHGSVALVTKRDISESATKYAQGGIASVFSAEDSFDAHVDDTLVAGAGICHEDVVRMVVEEGPQTIRNLIEWGVKFTTGSGSDDYDLTREGGHSARRILHAEDITGREIERALVEAVRQHPNVQVFEHHIAIDLITQAKIERRPLEQNRCLGAYALDINAGEVKTFSSKITLLASGGAGKVYLYTCNPDVASGDGVAMAYRAGATIANMEFMQFHPTTLFHPLAKSFLISEAVRGEGAILRRRDGTAFMEKYHKLKDLAPRDIVARAIDNEMKTSGDDCVFLDITHEPADFVRSRFPNIYQTCMEFGLDMTKEGLPVVPAAHYLCGGVAVNTDAETDIPGLYAIGEAAFTGLHGANRLASNSLLEAAVYAGKAYRHAIQAVKKLTNGHPELPVWDSGTATNSDEMVVVSQNWDEIRRSMWNYVGIVRSDKRLERAMRRIRLIQDEIEEYYWNFIVTSDLIELRNIATVAELIVTCAQMRKESRGLHYNIDYPERDDMGGKKDSFIKKQF